GTTCACATGAAGAAGGTGCCGCTCGCGCCCGACGTCAATCCGCGCACGATCGCGCGGGGCACGCCCGGCTTCTCGGGCGCGGATCTCGCCAACCTCGTCAACGAGGCGGCGCTGCTGGCCGCCCGGCGCAACAAGCGCCTGGTCGCGATGCAGGAATTCGAGGACGCGAAAGACAAGGTCATGATGGGCAGCGAACGCCGATCGATGGTTATGACCGACGACGAGAAGAAGATGACCGCCTATCACGAGGCGGGCCATGCGCTGGTCGGCCTGAACGAGCCGGCTTCCGATCCGATCCACAAGGCGACGATCATCCCGCGCGGCCGCGCGCTGGGCATGGTCATGCGCCTGCCCGAGCGGGATAACTATTCGTATCATCGCGACAAGATGCATGCCGACCTGTCCGTCGCCATGGGCGGGCGCGTGGCGGAAGAGATCATTTTCGGCCACGACAAGGTGTCGAGCGGCGCATCGTCCGACATCCAGTACGCGACCAAGCTGGCGCGCAACATGGTCACCAAATGGGGCATGAGCGACAAGCTGGGCCCGCTGCAGTACGAGGAAAGCCAGGAAGGCTACCTCGGCATGGGGCAGACCGCGCGCACGATGGGGTCGGGCGATACCAACAAGCTGATCGACGCGGAAATCCGCAAGCTCGTCGATGGCGCGCACAAGCGGGCGACCGAAATCCTGACGGATCAGGAAGACAAGCTGCACCTGCTGGCCCAGGCAATGCTCGAATATGAAACGCTGACGGGCGACGAGATCAAGGAACTGCTGGATAACGGCAAGATCCATCGCCCCGATTTGCCCAAGGGCCCCACGGTCCGCCCGGTCACCGGCTCCGCGATTCCCAAGGCAGGCAAACGGTTCGGCGGCAGCGGCGAAGGTGCACCCCAGAAAGCCTGATGCTCCCAGCCTGATGCTCGGGGGACCTGGGCGCCGCCGTGGCGATCAGGTCCCTGCCATCACGCCGATCAGGCTGAGGAACAGGCCGATCGCGATCCATGCGAACAGGCTCAGCGCCAGCATACGCCACAGCGCTCCGAACCTGCCCAGGGCATAGGCACCGCGCAGCTGGCGGTACATGTGCCACGGTGCGTACAGCAGCAGCAGGCCGCCCACGGCACCCGCGCCATAGAAGATCAGCAGGCTGGAAATGGCGGCAAGCGCGATCATGAAGGTGATCGAATACGTCGCGAAAACGGTGTGGTCGTATCCGCGGAACCGGCGGCTGAAAGGAAACAGCAGCCAGACGAACGGCACGCTCAGCGGGATCAGCATCCAGCTGAACTTGTAGGCATTGGTCTGGATCTTGTAGATCGCCAGCTGCGGGTTGGCGCGAACCTTGTCGATCGATTGCGCGATGGCGCTGCTTTCCGGCAGCGGATTTTCCGCGAACCCCTGCTGAAAATCGCGTTCGAACGTGTCGCCGATATTGCCCAGCACCATTTGCAGGCCCTGCTGGTCCTCGGTCAGCGAGGCGATGCGCGCTTCGATTTCCGCCAGTTCCTGCGGATCGCTCTCGTTCGCCTGATCGGCTTGCAGTTCGGCCAGTTCGGCCTGGTTGGTGGCATAGGCCAGCTTGACCTGTTCCAGCGCATCCGCTTCCGGCTCGAACGCTTTCGAACCGCCGATCAGGCTGAACACCGCGAAGCTGAGGAACACCACGAACAGGAACAGCGCGATCGGGCTGACATAGCTCGCGCGCCGTCCGTCGATATATTCGCGGGTCAGCTTGCCCGGCTTCCACAACAGCAACGGCAACGTTCGCCAGGTCTTGCCTTCGAAATGCAGCACGCCGTGCAGCAGATCGTGGAAGAAAGCGCTCAACGTGCGATGGACATGGGCGCGCTGGCCGCAATTGTGGCAGTGCGGGCCGGTGAGGCGAGTGCCGCAGTTGAGGCACGCCTCTTCCAGCGTATGCCCGTCCGCGTCCGCCACCGGGCTTCCGCCCGCGTCCGGTTCAACGGACCGTGCGGCCATGCTGCCGATGGCGATATCCGCCATGCTTTCCCCGATGTCGCCCGCCATAGGGTACCTTCTAGCGGGCTCGATCTAGACCCGCCAGTCGATCGTGCCGCGTCCGTGCGCTTCCAGGAAAGCGTTGGCCTGGCTGAACGGACGCGAACCGAAGAAACCGCGATGGGCCGACAGGGGGCTGGGGTGGGGAGAGCGCAGGACCAGATGCCGCTCGGTCCCGGCCAGCTCGGGTATTCGCGCGGCCTTGCCCTGGGCGTGGCTGCCCCACAGGATGAAGACGCTCGGCTCCGCCTGCGCGGCGACCGCGGCGACGCAGGCATCGGTGATCGCTTCCCACCCCTTGCCCGCGTGGCTTCCCGCCCGGCCGGCTTCGACAGTCAGCGCATTGTTGAGCAGCAGAACGCCCTGCCGCGCCCATGCACTCAGATCGCCGTGGCCGGGTCGCGGCAGGCCCAGATCGCTTTCGAGTTCCTTGTAGATGTTCAGCAGGCTGGGCGGGACCCTGACCCCTTCGGGCACTGCGAAGCACAGCCCCATCGCCTGGTTCGGGCCGTGATAGGGGTCCTGCCCCAGGATCACCACCCGCACCTGGTCGAGCGGGGTCAGGTCGAGCGCCGCCAGCCGCGTGCCGCGCGGGGGATAGATGGTCTGCCCTGCATCCTCTTCTGCCCGCAACCATCCGCCCAGGCGGCGCGCCTCGGGCGTGGTCAGCACGGGATCGAGCGCCAGGCGCCAGCTTTCGGGGATCGTTTCGGTCATGGCGATCAGGATAGTGCGGGCACGGCACGCTCGCCAGCAGCCCTTTCCCTCAATCCCCAATCGGCCTAAGGGCGGGCGCTATGGCAGTGCATTTTCATGAAGAAGACCTCCCCGAAGGCGTTCTGGCCCCCGGCCCGGTCGCCGTCGACACCGAGACAATGGGCCTCGTTACCCCGCGCGACCGCCTGTGCCTGGTCCAGATCAGCGATGGGCAGGGGGACGAACACCTCGTGCGTTTCGCGGTCGACAGCGCCTTCGCCGCGCCCAATCTCAAGGCCGTTCTGGCCGATCCGGCACGGTTGAAGCTGTTCCATTTCGCGCGTTTCGACCTTGCTGCGATCGAACACTATCTGGGCGTGACCGCCGCGCCGGTGTTCTGCACCAAGATCGCGAGCAAGCTGACGCGGACGTATACCGACCGACACGGGCTCAAGAATCTGGTGCAGGAACTGCTCGGCGCCGATATTTCCAAGGCGCAGCAAAGCTCCGACTGGGGCGCCAGCGAAATCAACGAGGCGCAGCGCGACTATGCCGCGTCGGATGTGCGTTTCCTTCACCGGCTGCACGAAGTGTTCGTGACCCGGCTGGCGCGCGAAGGGCGCAGCGAACTGGCGCAGGCCTGTTTCGATTTCCTGCCCACGCGCGCGCGGCTCGACCTTGCCGGCTGGGCCGAACAGGACATATTCAGCCATGCTTAGGGTACGCGGTGGCAGGCGCGGTCGATGGTTATCAAACGACGCATAGAGACCAGCGAGGCGGCGCAGCTGAGGAGCAAGCGCCAGCATTTCGCCGCCCCCGGCGGGTCGCACGATCGGCTGGTCGGCTTCCTGGTCAAGGTGCTGCCGATGGGGGTGGGCGTGATTGCGGCGCTGATGGTCATCACCCCGCTCAGCCCGCGCGGCGAAGTCAGCTTCCTGCTCGATCGCAACAAAGTGGCGGTGATCGACGAGCGGCTGCGCGTCGATAATGCCATGTACCGGGGGCAGGACGACAAGGGGCGGCCATTCTCGCTGACCGCGGGCGAGGCGGTCCAGCGCTCCAGCGCGGAAGGGATCGTGCGGATGAACGATCTCGTCGCCCGCCTGGCGATGACCGAAGGCCCCGCGCGCCTTTCCGCGCAGGCCGGCGCTTACGACATCAGCGACGACCTCGTCACCGTGTTCGGCCCTGTGCGTCTGACTGCTGCGGATGGCTATCGCATGGTCGCACGCGGCGTCTCGGTCGATCTGGCGACCAAGCGGATGGTCGGCAGCGGCGGGGTGGAAGGGGAAATTCCCGCCGGAACGTTCTCTTCCGACAAACTGGTCGCGGACCTGCAGGCCCGCACTGTCGCGCTTGACGGCAATGCCCGTCTGCGCATGGTGCCCGGCGAATTGAGGATGCCCTGATGATTTCGCACCTTTCCACTGCCTCGCGCTGGGCGCTTGCCGGCTTTATCGGCACGGCGGCCATATTTGCCGGCATTCAGGCCGGCGCGCAGGCGATTGCGGGGCACAATTCCAACGCCCCGGTCAACTATGCGGCCGACCGGATCGAGCTGCAGGACCGGCAGAACCGCGTCGTCCTGTCGGGTAATGTCGATATTACCCAGGCCGGCCTGCGAGTGCGGGCGGCGCGCACGCTGGTCAATTACTCCGATGCCGGATCGCTGCAGATACAGCG
The nucleotide sequence above comes from Pelagerythrobacter marensis. Encoded proteins:
- a CDS encoding DUF3667 domain-containing protein, with product MAGDIGESMADIAIGSMAARSVEPDAGGSPVADADGHTLEEACLNCGTRLTGPHCHNCGQRAHVHRTLSAFFHDLLHGVLHFEGKTWRTLPLLLWKPGKLTREYIDGRRASYVSPIALFLFVVFLSFAVFSLIGGSKAFEPEADALEQVKLAYATNQAELAELQADQANESDPQELAEIEARIASLTEDQQGLQMVLGNIGDTFERDFQQGFAENPLPESSAIAQSIDKVRANPQLAIYKIQTNAYKFSWMLIPLSVPFVWLLFPFSRRFRGYDHTVFATYSITFMIALAAISSLLIFYGAGAVGGLLLLYAPWHMYRQLRGAYALGRFGALWRMLALSLFAWIAIGLFLSLIGVMAGT
- the ung gene encoding uracil-DNA glycosylase, which gives rise to MTETIPESWRLALDPVLTTPEARRLGGWLRAEEDAGQTIYPPRGTRLAALDLTPLDQVRVVILGQDPYHGPNQAMGLCFAVPEGVRVPPSLLNIYKELESDLGLPRPGHGDLSAWARQGVLLLNNALTVEAGRAGSHAGKGWEAITDACVAAVAAQAEPSVFILWGSHAQGKAARIPELAGTERHLVLRSPHPSPLSAHRGFFGSRPFSQANAFLEAHGRGTIDWRV
- a CDS encoding ribonuclease D; this encodes MAVHFHEEDLPEGVLAPGPVAVDTETMGLVTPRDRLCLVQISDGQGDEHLVRFAVDSAFAAPNLKAVLADPARLKLFHFARFDLAAIEHYLGVTAAPVFCTKIASKLTRTYTDRHGLKNLVQELLGADISKAQQSSDWGASEINEAQRDYAASDVRFLHRLHEVFVTRLAREGRSELAQACFDFLPTRARLDLAGWAEQDIFSHA
- a CDS encoding LptA/OstA family protein encodes the protein MISHLSTASRWALAGFIGTAAIFAGIQAGAQAIAGHNSNAPVNYAADRIELQDRQNRVVLSGNVDITQAGLRVRAARTLVNYSDAGSLQIQRITATGGVQVTRGSESATGDVAVYDFNRRIITMAGNVRLRRGTDTLNGGRLVIDLASGVSSVDGSASGSSGVTGQTTNSSGRVSGTFQVPEN